From the genome of Candidatus Cloacimonadota bacterium:
AAACTGAATTAGGAGAAATTGATGAACAAATTTCACGAAGTTCTAACAGAACAACTTTCAAGAGAATCAAGTTTTATAAATGACAATGGTGATTTGAAAAAGTTTGTTATAATTGATGCAGCTTACAATATAAATCCCAGATTAATTGAACTGCTGATCGAAATTGATGAGCTTAAAAACAAATTCTTCACAGTAATAAAGAACCATTGGGTTTTCGATATTAATTTGTTTGTTCAATATATGGAGAATAAGAACTTTCTGAAAATTTGGTGCGGATACATT
Proteins encoded in this window:
- a CDS encoding site-specific DNA-methyltransferase, with amino-acid sequence MNKFHEVLTEQLSRESSFINDNGDLKKFVIIDAAYNINPRLIELLIEIDELKNKFFTVIKNHWVFDINLFVQYMENKNFLKIWCGYICYTKKDVQIKIGV